Proteins from a single region of Geothrix sp. PMB-07:
- a CDS encoding homogentisate 1,2-dioxygenase, whose amino-acid sequence MFKKETPLFPLRKGLHTRQAHVDLPVGTFEEEHARQGFFGRTTHLYRLHPVTDWTRIEGPLRPHSYDLNNLKPSADEAIRASMFGSTEAAYAPICILHNSDVALHWVAPSAMDFFYRNADGDDVYYIHAGGGKLETTFGALTYATGDYLVIPRGTTYRFLPDDAAQRYLLIESFSEVTIPDRNQLGPNAIFDPAMIDTPELEAYDATPREWGVHIKRENQITKVYYPFNPLDVVGWKGDLTVWRINVKDIRPVISARYHLPPSAHSTFIGTNFVICSFLPRPFEEEEGAVRVPFFHSNIDFDEVLFYSAGHFFSRDGIGAGMVTWHPQGIHHGPHPKAIPLSRTKERTDEVAVMVDTYRPLKATPAAGLVENLNYWASWK is encoded by the coding sequence ATGTTCAAAAAGGAAACGCCCCTCTTTCCCCTGCGCAAGGGCCTGCACACACGCCAGGCCCATGTCGATCTGCCCGTCGGCACCTTTGAGGAGGAGCATGCGCGCCAGGGATTTTTCGGGCGCACCACGCATCTCTACCGTCTCCACCCGGTCACGGACTGGACTCGCATCGAAGGGCCACTGCGGCCCCACAGCTACGATCTGAACAACTTGAAGCCTTCCGCCGACGAGGCGATCCGGGCTTCGATGTTCGGCTCCACCGAAGCCGCCTACGCGCCCATCTGCATCCTGCACAACAGCGATGTGGCATTGCACTGGGTGGCGCCTTCGGCCATGGATTTCTTCTACCGCAACGCCGATGGTGACGATGTCTACTACATCCACGCGGGCGGAGGAAAGCTGGAGACCACCTTCGGCGCGCTCACCTATGCCACCGGCGACTACCTGGTGATCCCCCGCGGCACCACGTACCGGTTCCTTCCCGACGATGCGGCCCAGCGCTACCTGCTCATCGAAAGCTTCAGCGAAGTCACCATCCCGGATCGCAACCAGCTCGGCCCCAACGCCATTTTCGATCCGGCCATGATCGACACCCCGGAGCTGGAGGCCTACGACGCCACGCCCAGAGAATGGGGCGTTCACATCAAGCGCGAGAATCAGATCACCAAAGTCTATTACCCGTTCAATCCGCTCGATGTCGTCGGCTGGAAGGGCGACCTCACGGTGTGGCGCATCAATGTGAAGGATATCCGGCCGGTCATCAGCGCCCGCTACCACCTGCCGCCCAGTGCCCACTCCACGTTCATCGGAACCAACTTCGTCATCTGCAGCTTCCTACCCCGGCCCTTCGAGGAGGAGGAAGGTGCCGTGCGGGTGCCCTTCTTCCACAGCAACATCGATTTCGACGAGGTGCTGTTCTACTCGGCGGGGCATTTCTTCAGCCGCGATGGCATCGGCGCGGGCATGGTGACCTGGCATCCCCAGGGCATTCACCATGGACCCCACCCCAAGGCCATCCCCCTCAGCCGCACCAAGGAGCGCACCGATGAGGTGGCGGTCATGGTGGACACCTACCGACCCCTCAAGGCCACACCCGCCGCCGGGTTGGTGGAGAACCTGAACTACTGGGCATCCTGGAAGTAA